In Anaerolineae bacterium, the following are encoded in one genomic region:
- a CDS encoding gluconokinase, whose protein sequence is MAQILAVDIGTTYLKAGRLGLDGKLYRVASRELPLIQKEAGQAEHDPDILWGQFVDAVKEVVGEKPGAVRWMVLSAYQLSLLPVDAAGRPLSGIITLLDIRPQKTFPELLARIDSGKIYQRTGCPPLFHYPLAKLEWLRIHRPEVFHRARWFLDAKAYLLFRLLGKPFTEPSLATATQLMNVHTLQWDQEILELVGLKAECLPEVVAPEALLGPLRPDVAEALGLPFDVEVIPGVYDGGAVGLGLGAAVPNIGAMNLGTTAMLRMVADSPIIDSSPDMRLQTYYLAGGRWFPGGAINNAGNVLKWLREEVLYLDYTQQEALAEAVDRPTGLLFLPFLTGERFSGISHCASGVIFGLRSYHNRGHLLRAAMEGVAFALRLVLEALRDNGLNPLRFRAGGGGTRSELWMRILSSVFQVPVEVPEIPEPALLGSLVLARKALGFAPDLSSVLPAVPFRLYEPVAEWVRDYEGQFIRFRELLGDLEAAFRRS, encoded by the coding sequence ATGGCCCAGATCCTGGCGGTAGACATAGGCACCACATACCTCAAAGCCGGGCGGCTGGGATTGGATGGAAAGCTTTACCGGGTGGCCAGCCGTGAACTACCGCTGATCCAGAAAGAAGCTGGTCAGGCCGAGCATGACCCGGACATCCTGTGGGGCCAGTTTGTGGACGCTGTGAAGGAAGTTGTGGGGGAAAAGCCTGGCGCAGTTCGCTGGATGGTGCTCTCAGCCTATCAGCTTAGCCTTCTTCCGGTGGATGCTGCTGGTCGTCCTTTGTCTGGAATCATCACGCTTCTGGATATCCGACCTCAGAAGACTTTTCCGGAATTGCTGGCCCGTATTGACTCGGGAAAGATTTACCAGCGCACCGGATGCCCACCGCTTTTCCATTATCCGCTGGCCAAACTGGAATGGCTGCGGATCCATCGCCCTGAAGTTTTCCACAGGGCGCGCTGGTTTCTGGATGCCAAGGCTTACCTTCTATTTCGGCTTTTAGGTAAACCCTTTACAGAGCCATCGCTGGCTACGGCCACCCAGTTGATGAATGTCCACACGCTACAATGGGACCAGGAAATCCTTGAACTGGTTGGACTGAAAGCAGAATGCTTGCCAGAAGTAGTAGCTCCTGAAGCGCTCCTTGGTCCCCTCAGGCCCGATGTGGCCGAAGCTCTGGGCCTTCCATTTGATGTGGAGGTTATACCGGGGGTATACGATGGAGGGGCAGTTGGTCTGGGTTTGGGAGCTGCTGTGCCAAACATCGGAGCGATGAACTTGGGAACCACTGCTATGCTCCGTATGGTTGCTGATAGCCCGATAATAGATTCCTCTCCGGATATGCGACTGCAAACCTACTATCTGGCAGGAGGGCGCTGGTTTCCCGGCGGAGCTATCAATAATGCGGGGAACGTTTTAAAATGGCTGCGGGAAGAAGTGCTTTACCTGGATTACACCCAGCAGGAAGCTCTGGCGGAGGCCGTGGACAGGCCCACTGGATTGTTGTTCCTTCCATTTCTGACAGGGGAGCGCTTTTCGGGGATAAGCCATTGTGCCTCAGGGGTGATCTTTGGTTTGCGGTCCTACCATAATCGTGGGCACTTGCTGCGGGCAGCCATGGAGGGAGTGGCCTTTGCCCTCCGACTGGTTCTGGAAGCTCTGAGGGATAATGGTTTAAATCCGCTGCGGTTTCGGGCAGGAGGTGGGGGAACTCGTTCGGAACTGTGGATGCGCATTCTGTCCTCAGTGTTTCAAGTGCCAGTGGAGGTGCCGGAGATCCCGGAGCCCGCTCTGCTGGGAAGTTTGGTCCTGGCCCGCAAGGCCCTCGGGTTCGCTCCGGACCTTTCTTCTGTACTTCCTGCGGTTCCCTTTCGCCTTTACGAGCCGGTAGCAGAATGGGTTCGGGATTACGAAGGACAATTCATCCGCTTCCGAGAGCTTCTTGGGGATCTGGAAGCAGCTTTCCGACGTTCTTAA
- a CDS encoding D-isomer specific 2-hydroxyacid dehydrogenase family protein: MKPLRIAIVNSSSFGRYFPEHMERLIELGEVQRFEFPSRIGGRELARALLGYTILIVSVTPYFSPEFFAEKDETWLIARHGLGVDNIHLPSATAHGVIVTRVIPWMERDAVAELTIALLLAILRHIPQAAAAVREGRWVERATFIGWELKAKTVGLIGFGNIGSRVGEILVRGFGARVLAYDPNVSPEVMRAVGVEPVSLETLLQEADIISIHAALTEENFHFLSYDAFARMKPGVILVNTARGELIDEAALIAALESGRVAGAALDVVEGEPIGSDHPLLRFPNVLIVPHIAAYTYETLRRMGDKVVSDVERVVRGEVPEEVVNPEVIPHALAFQKQRKPV, translated from the coding sequence ATGAAACCCCTGCGTATTGCTATCGTTAATTCCAGCAGTTTCGGGCGATATTTTCCGGAGCATATGGAGCGGCTAATTGAATTGGGGGAGGTTCAGCGCTTTGAGTTTCCCTCCAGGATCGGAGGGCGGGAACTGGCCCGCGCACTGCTTGGTTATACCATCCTCATAGTCAGTGTCACGCCTTACTTTTCCCCGGAGTTTTTTGCTGAGAAAGACGAGACGTGGCTTATCGCTCGCCACGGCCTTGGTGTAGACAACATTCACCTGCCTTCAGCCACCGCTCACGGAGTAATAGTCACCCGGGTCATCCCCTGGATGGAGCGGGATGCGGTGGCAGAATTAACCATCGCCCTGCTGCTTGCCATCCTTCGTCACATTCCTCAGGCTGCTGCGGCGGTTCGGGAAGGACGTTGGGTTGAGCGCGCCACTTTCATTGGATGGGAACTGAAGGCCAAAACTGTTGGCCTGATCGGATTCGGAAACATTGGAAGCCGGGTGGGAGAAATTCTCGTCAGAGGTTTTGGGGCCCGGGTGCTCGCTTACGATCCCAACGTCTCTCCAGAGGTCATGAGGGCAGTCGGGGTTGAGCCTGTGAGTCTGGAAACTTTATTGCAGGAGGCTGATATAATTTCCATTCACGCCGCTCTCACTGAGGAGAACTTTCACTTTCTATCTTATGACGCTTTTGCCCGGATGAAACCGGGCGTGATTCTGGTAAATACTGCGCGGGGAGAGCTCATAGATGAAGCCGCCCTCATTGCAGCTTTAGAATCCGGGCGGGTAGCAGGAGCGGCGCTAGATGTGGTAGAGGGAGAACCCATTGGCTCAGACCATCCCCTCCTCCGGTTCCCCAATGTGCTGATTGTCCCTCACATCGCTGCTTACACCTACGAGACCCTTCGCCGCATGGGTGATAAAGTGGTCTCCGACGTGGAGCGGGTGGTGCGAGGTGAGGTCCCCGAAGAAGTAGTTAACCCGGAAGTCATTCCCCACGCCTTGGCTTTCCAGAAACAGCGGAAACCTGTGTAG
- the uxaC gene encoding glucuronate isomerase, with amino-acid sequence MAKWRLSEDRYFDPDPAQRRIARELYEQVAYLPIVSPHGHLDPRLFAEDAPLGTPTELFIISDHYVFRMLYSQGIPLERLGIPRIDGGPVEEDHRKIWQIFADNFYLFRGTPTGCWLAYQLYEVLGIEEKLTGETAQRIYDQIAEKLSSPDFRPRKLYERFRIEVLCTTDAPTDPLHYHQAIRQSGWKGNIRPTFRPDDVFRILGPEWRKKIEALSQLTGIDIHSYRTFLQALEERRTFFKSMGATAADHDAQTAYTEELSPAEAEAIFQRALQGRATAEDARRFTAHMLMESARMSIEDGLVMQLHVGSVRNHNPFIFERFGPDRGCDIPQVSEFTHNLRPLLNKYGNDPRLTLIVFTLDESTYSRELAPLAGHYPALKIGPPWWFHDSFQGMKRYFEQVMETAGIYNTVGFNDDARNLLSIPARHDLWRRSCANWLAGLVVRGIVDLEDAHDMMLDLSYRLAKKAYKL; translated from the coding sequence ATGGCTAAATGGCGTTTGTCGGAAGACCGATACTTTGACCCAGACCCTGCCCAACGGCGTATTGCCCGTGAGCTTTACGAGCAGGTAGCTTATTTACCCATCGTCAGTCCCCATGGCCACCTTGACCCCCGCCTCTTTGCGGAGGATGCTCCTCTGGGCACTCCCACAGAACTTTTCATCATCTCCGACCACTACGTCTTTCGCATGCTTTACTCTCAGGGCATACCGCTGGAAAGGCTGGGCATACCTCGCATTGATGGAGGGCCAGTGGAAGAGGATCACCGAAAAATCTGGCAGATCTTCGCCGATAACTTTTACCTTTTCCGTGGCACCCCTACAGGCTGCTGGCTGGCATACCAGCTTTATGAGGTGCTCGGTATAGAGGAAAAGCTCACGGGTGAGACGGCGCAGCGCATATACGATCAGATCGCCGAGAAACTTTCCAGTCCGGATTTTCGCCCTCGAAAGCTGTACGAGCGCTTCCGCATTGAAGTGCTGTGCACCACTGACGCTCCCACCGATCCCTTGCATTACCATCAGGCTATCCGGCAATCTGGGTGGAAAGGAAATATCCGCCCTACTTTCCGGCCCGATGATGTGTTCCGGATTCTGGGGCCAGAGTGGAGGAAAAAGATTGAAGCCCTGAGCCAGCTGACTGGTATTGATATCCACTCCTATCGGACTTTCCTCCAAGCTCTGGAAGAACGGCGCACTTTCTTCAAAAGCATGGGAGCCACCGCCGCTGACCACGATGCTCAAACCGCCTATACGGAAGAGCTCTCGCCTGCTGAAGCGGAGGCAATATTCCAGCGAGCCCTTCAGGGCAGGGCCACTGCCGAAGATGCGAGGCGTTTCACAGCCCACATGCTTATGGAAAGCGCTCGCATGAGCATTGAAGATGGCCTGGTCATGCAACTCCACGTGGGTTCAGTGCGGAACCACAATCCTTTCATTTTTGAGCGTTTTGGCCCTGACCGGGGCTGTGATATCCCTCAGGTCAGCGAGTTCACCCACAATTTACGCCCGCTTTTAAACAAATATGGCAATGACCCCCGGCTAACGCTTATCGTCTTTACCCTGGATGAATCTACCTACTCGCGAGAGTTAGCCCCGCTGGCCGGGCATTATCCTGCCCTGAAAATAGGCCCGCCCTGGTGGTTCCACGATAGTTTCCAGGGCATGAAGCGTTACTTCGAGCAGGTAATGGAGACCGCAGGGATATATAACACCGTAGGCTTCAACGATGACGCCCGAAATCTTCTATCTATCCCTGCGCGGCACGATCTCTGGCGGCGATCTTGCGCCAATTGGCTCGCCGGTTTGGTGGTGCGAGGGATCGTGGATCTGGAAGATGCCCACGATATGATGCTGGATCTGAGCTATCGGCTGGCGAAGAAAGCGTATAAACTATAG
- a CDS encoding MFS transporter → EGILADRTRTPLGRRRPYLLFGIPFVFLSFFLLFYPVAFTQEVFRLVYALFSYLFFSTVVSIVMLNYTALQSELSLDYHQRTLLGASRISFSTLSSMLCAVLPLQIVGAFPDVRAGWVAVGAGFGLFFALPFIATVIAARERPEFQKPPRPFRWQEAFLEPFQVRAFVYALFMYLLAFVAMDAVSSIVVYFMKNYLHRPGETSFVNGTVLVTQILSLPFYVWLSRRTSKQTGYVTGALVWMMAMTLSFFITPDSPRFLPYLLAASIGLGTGGIVGMMYSIFPDIPDVDELRTGQRREGIYFALVTFARKVSSALALFLVAQAIQLAGYIPPRMEVVEGLTRLVEQPQSPTFILTLRLLFGLTPIFLLTIAILFALRYPLNPQVHARLRAVLERKRAGESVDEAEILPLTRSLIG, encoded by the coding sequence GAGGGTATCCTGGCCGACCGCACCCGTACCCCTCTTGGGCGCCGTCGTCCCTATCTCCTCTTCGGCATACCTTTCGTCTTCCTGTCCTTTTTCCTGCTCTTTTACCCGGTAGCCTTCACTCAAGAGGTCTTCCGTCTGGTTTATGCTCTTTTTTCATATCTATTCTTTTCCACCGTAGTCAGCATCGTAATGTTGAACTACACCGCCCTGCAATCTGAACTGAGCCTGGATTATCATCAGCGAACCCTGTTGGGAGCTTCCCGAATTTCTTTCTCCACCCTTTCCTCCATGCTTTGCGCGGTCCTTCCCCTCCAGATTGTGGGAGCTTTTCCAGATGTGCGCGCCGGCTGGGTCGCCGTGGGGGCAGGCTTTGGCCTCTTCTTCGCTCTCCCCTTTATCGCCACCGTGATTGCTGCTCGGGAGCGTCCTGAGTTTCAGAAGCCGCCCAGACCGTTCCGTTGGCAAGAGGCTTTCTTGGAACCGTTCCAAGTGCGAGCTTTCGTCTATGCCCTCTTTATGTATCTGCTGGCTTTCGTAGCAATGGATGCCGTCAGCAGCATCGTGGTTTATTTCATGAAAAACTACCTTCACCGGCCTGGAGAGACCAGCTTCGTTAACGGAACAGTGCTGGTAACCCAGATCCTTTCCTTACCCTTCTACGTCTGGCTTAGCCGGCGCACCAGCAAGCAGACAGGCTATGTGACGGGGGCATTGGTGTGGATGATGGCTATGACCTTGAGCTTCTTCATCACCCCGGATAGTCCTCGCTTCCTCCCCTACCTCCTGGCAGCTTCCATCGGCCTGGGAACCGGTGGAATCGTTGGAATGATGTATTCCATCTTCCCTGACATCCCGGACGTAGATGAATTGCGCACTGGTCAGCGGCGAGAAGGCATTTATTTTGCTCTGGTTACTTTTGCCCGTAAAGTAAGCTCAGCCTTGGCCCTTTTCCTGGTTGCTCAGGCTATCCAACTGGCTGGATATATCCCACCCCGGATGGAAGTGGTGGAAGGATTAACCCGGCTGGTGGAACAACCCCAATCGCCCACTTTTATCCTCACCCTGCGTCTCCTTTTCGGCCTAACTCCTATATTCTTGCTGACTATTGCTATCCTGTTTGCTCTCCGTTATCCCCTTAACCCTCAAGTGCACGCTCGCCTTCGGGCTGTTCTGGAGAGAAAACGGGCTGGGGAAAGCGTGGACGAAGCAGAAATCCTTCCACTGACCCGCTCTCTCATAGGGTGA
- a CDS encoding MFS transporter, with product MEHPKERLGFWRIIGYGLGDIYGGGSGVLISFYYLMFLTDVVRLRPGLAGLVILLSKVYDAITDP from the coding sequence ATGGAACACCCAAAGGAGCGCTTGGGTTTCTGGCGTATTATCGGCTATGGCCTGGGGGATATATACGGCGGTGGCTCTGGAGTGCTCATATCCTTTTATTACCTCATGTTTCTGACCGATGTGGTACGCTTGAGGCCAGGCTTGGCCGGGTTGGTCATCCTGCTGAGCAAGGTCTACGATGCTATAACCGACCCC
- a CDS encoding GH116 family glycosyl hydrolase: protein MRVAVPLEDGSLRVNFPNASSLYDTGNLHLFVTFDGLGGVNRAILTDGTFLGRWSLQITAGGHPLSFQTARALGRLWELEGEVEECHVTLTSFLSEKASIFQRCSLHNRSPQRQSLKIRLRWSPHLPVSWRERTLHFLANWIPKLIGKKQLWEEGWAKVFLPSEVRLRLQGGQIEVEGPRRWRWVWQGNRVPEEMLCTGKEVVLEYALEIPAGGKEEIVWSLGPTLEGLNHWVRELESAQNYARWLQRVASSGSDPLTRSLIAAGLNTALSVFKELGEDFAGFTAGPEYFYPPRLYFRDGYWTAQVVLPWRPDLVKRHLFSLARGVHSDGRCPSGVFPPDLLGDLIDWLPNHLDSPSFFVLLLADYLRFTEDWDILKAPVGEGKHSLWILAQKALAYLSSQDHDGDGLLEKPWKPNDWADNIRRSVWVTYDQALYVAALRAGAVIASRIGQEALANHYRAQAEKALEAMDRYLWIPEHGYYVNYLRPDCVEMNFSIDTLIAIYFGLTDEEKSSSLLKAARRLQTRFNEEQPFGDWGVMCVFPPYQHKRDLFGKSVYPYCYHNGADWPFWDGVYGAILLEQGDEDAWYVLTRWWKYGLERGWLTPVEYYSPPYPEGGKLQGWSSMPAAALLSPHTWTIPSRFLGGSRG from the coding sequence ATGCGTGTGGCTGTGCCTCTTGAGGATGGCTCATTGAGGGTGAACTTTCCAAATGCTTCCAGCCTTTATGATACGGGCAACCTGCATTTATTCGTGACCTTTGATGGTCTGGGCGGTGTGAATCGTGCTATTTTGACGGATGGGACTTTCCTTGGTCGGTGGAGCCTTCAGATCACTGCTGGAGGGCATCCCCTCTCTTTCCAGACGGCCCGCGCTCTCGGGCGCCTCTGGGAGTTAGAGGGGGAGGTAGAAGAGTGTCATGTTACTTTGACCTCGTTCCTTTCGGAAAAAGCTTCAATTTTTCAGCGATGCTCTCTGCATAACCGATCCCCTCAGCGTCAATCCCTGAAAATCCGGCTTCGCTGGTCTCCCCATCTGCCTGTTTCCTGGCGCGAGCGAACGCTTCATTTTCTGGCAAACTGGATCCCAAAGCTAATAGGAAAGAAGCAACTGTGGGAGGAGGGATGGGCAAAAGTTTTTTTGCCGTCTGAGGTGCGCTTGCGGCTTCAAGGTGGTCAGATTGAAGTGGAAGGCCCCCGGCGATGGCGGTGGGTATGGCAGGGAAACCGTGTTCCTGAGGAAATGCTCTGCACGGGAAAAGAGGTCGTCCTGGAATATGCTCTGGAAATTCCCGCTGGTGGTAAGGAGGAAATCGTATGGAGCCTGGGGCCGACATTGGAGGGATTGAACCATTGGGTGCGTGAGCTGGAGTCGGCGCAAAATTATGCCCGCTGGCTTCAGAGGGTAGCTTCTTCGGGCAGCGACCCATTGACCCGTTCTTTGATTGCGGCCGGGCTTAATACGGCCCTGAGCGTCTTTAAAGAATTAGGAGAAGATTTTGCCGGTTTTACAGCGGGACCAGAATATTTTTACCCACCCCGCCTCTATTTCCGTGATGGTTACTGGACAGCTCAGGTTGTTCTGCCCTGGCGTCCGGACCTGGTGAAGCGTCATCTTTTCAGTTTAGCGCGCGGTGTGCACTCCGACGGTCGTTGCCCCAGTGGAGTTTTCCCACCGGACCTCCTGGGAGATTTAATTGACTGGTTGCCAAACCATCTGGACTCGCCTTCATTTTTCGTCCTTCTTCTGGCCGATTACCTTCGCTTCACGGAGGACTGGGACATCTTGAAAGCGCCCGTTGGTGAAGGCAAGCATTCCCTGTGGATTCTGGCCCAAAAGGCTTTGGCTTATCTTTCTTCTCAGGACCATGATGGGGACGGACTCCTGGAGAAACCCTGGAAGCCAAATGATTGGGCGGACAATATCCGGCGCAGTGTCTGGGTAACCTACGACCAGGCCCTCTACGTGGCTGCTCTGCGGGCTGGGGCTGTTATCGCTTCTCGCATCGGACAGGAAGCGCTGGCAAACCACTACCGGGCTCAGGCCGAAAAAGCCCTGGAAGCCATGGACCGTTACCTCTGGATCCCCGAACATGGGTATTATGTAAACTACCTTCGTCCTGACTGCGTGGAGATGAACTTTTCTATTGATACCCTCATAGCTATTTACTTCGGGCTGACCGATGAGGAGAAGAGCTCAAGCCTTCTCAAGGCTGCCCGTCGCCTTCAGACCCGCTTTAACGAAGAGCAGCCCTTTGGGGACTGGGGTGTGATGTGTGTGTTTCCACCTTACCAGCATAAAAGGGACCTCTTTGGTAAAAGCGTTTATCCTTACTGTTACCACAACGGTGCTGATTGGCCTTTCTGGGACGGCGTGTATGGGGCGATTTTGCTGGAACAGGGGGATGAAGATGCCTGGTATGTGCTAACCCGATGGTGGAAATATGGCTTGGAGCGGGGATGGCTCACCCCTGTGGAGTATTATTCCCCCCCTTATCCCGAGGGGGGAAAGCTCCAGGGATGGAGCTCCATGCCAGCAGCAGCTTTGCTTTCACCCCATACTTGGACAATCCCCTCCCGGTTTCTGGGAGGAAGCAGAGGGTGA
- the dnaN gene encoding DNA polymerase III subunit beta produces the protein MSRKIREGLAVRLICLQDNLSTALSIVEKAVATRSTLPVLSNVYLEAREGRLMLSATNLDISITCWIGASIEEEGATTVPARLFSDFVDSLPSEPVELELIVRTQTLNIRCGRFEANIRGIDATEFPEVMTASRLEGQSTRIITPLRPATLRKVIQQVTFAAASEETHPFLSGAFTSLEGDRLTLAATDGYRLSVRNVTLPHPVEESLEVIIPARALNELARIASEADESQPIEILVPQGRNQILFHLRGRPEGPLMAIELLSQLIESTYPDFRALIPREYTTRAVIKRDAFLKALKIAHLFAKDRDNMVKLDIAPASELLPGSLTVSATSRQFGDNVSQVEARVQGEPLEIAFNVKYLIEALSVMEEDLVALEATTSSSPGVLKPADGEEFIHVVMPMYLEEE, from the coding sequence ATGAGCCGAAAAATTCGGGAGGGATTGGCCGTGAGATTAATTTGCCTTCAGGATAATCTTTCCACAGCTCTTTCAATTGTGGAGAAAGCCGTAGCCACCCGCAGCACCCTACCTGTCCTCAGCAATGTCTACCTGGAAGCCAGAGAGGGGAGGCTCATGCTCTCAGCCACAAACCTGGATATAAGTATAACATGCTGGATAGGAGCAAGTATCGAAGAAGAAGGAGCCACTACCGTCCCCGCCCGCTTGTTTTCCGATTTTGTGGATTCCCTTCCTTCCGAGCCCGTAGAGCTTGAATTGATCGTCCGAACTCAGACCCTAAATATCCGATGCGGCCGCTTTGAAGCCAACATAAGAGGGATAGATGCCACTGAATTTCCAGAAGTAATGACAGCTTCCAGGCTGGAAGGCCAGAGCACCCGGATTATTACCCCCCTGAGGCCAGCAACTTTACGTAAGGTTATCCAACAGGTGACCTTCGCCGCTGCCTCTGAGGAAACCCACCCCTTTCTGAGCGGGGCTTTCACTTCTCTGGAAGGGGACCGGCTAACTCTCGCCGCTACGGATGGATATCGTTTGTCAGTGAGGAATGTAACCCTGCCTCACCCCGTGGAAGAATCCCTTGAAGTTATAATCCCGGCCAGAGCCCTCAATGAGTTGGCCCGTATCGCCTCCGAAGCCGACGAATCCCAGCCAATTGAAATCCTCGTTCCCCAGGGCAGAAATCAAATCCTCTTCCATCTGAGAGGACGACCCGAAGGCCCCCTTATGGCCATTGAGCTTCTATCTCAGCTGATAGAAAGCACATACCCCGATTTCCGGGCCCTGATCCCCAGAGAATATACGACCAGGGCGGTGATAAAAAGGGATGCTTTTCTCAAAGCCCTTAAAATCGCCCACCTTTTCGCTAAGGATAGAGATAACATGGTAAAGCTGGATATAGCGCCAGCTTCAGAACTTCTCCCGGGTTCCCTCACCGTAAGCGCCACAAGCCGCCAGTTCGGGGATAATGTAAGCCAGGTGGAAGCCAGGGTACAGGGCGAGCCTTTGGAAATTGCCTTTAACGTGAAATATCTTATAGAGGCCCTTTCGGTGATGGAAGAAGATCTGGTAGCCTTAGAGGCCACCACCTCCTCAAGCCCCGGAGTCCTCAAACCGGCCGATGGGGAAGAATTCATCCACGTAGTTATGCCTATGTACCTTGAGGAGGAATGA
- the xseA gene encoding exodeoxyribonuclease VII large subunit codes for MLEEVRCLRVSELTEHIRLLINSDFTLQDVWVEGEISNFSPALSGNYYFSLKDEKAVIQCVMWRESAWSLSYVPSDGDHVIAHGYVDIYPTKGVYQLYVDKIKPVGIGLLYVKLEQLKARLSQEGLFDQSRKRPLPRFPWRIGLVTSPFGAAIRDILRIIGRRYPLAEIILSPAQVQGEEAPSSIVRALQLLNTWGQVDLIILARGGGSFEELMAFNDEQVVRAVASSNIPIVCGVGHEVDYTLADLAADLRAPTPSAAAEIAVPDREELRQHIRNFERRLELALHNKLQEAKQKVEREKRALAAYSPLTKVTLWRQQVDELEARLSQSSLTALAMRKGKVEALKEKLEALNPLGVLKRGYALVYSRQGRIIKSVKQVKPGDKFNVRLWDGSFRGKAIADKEPKSPPGPKKRGALPLFKPEEIET; via the coding sequence TTGCTGGAAGAAGTAAGATGCCTGAGGGTTTCGGAACTCACGGAACACATAAGGCTCTTGATTAATTCCGATTTCACCCTTCAGGACGTCTGGGTCGAAGGGGAAATCTCCAATTTCTCCCCGGCTCTTTCCGGCAATTATTATTTTTCCCTCAAGGACGAAAAAGCCGTAATTCAGTGCGTCATGTGGCGGGAATCAGCTTGGTCCCTCTCCTATGTCCCTTCCGATGGCGACCACGTTATAGCCCATGGCTATGTGGACATTTACCCCACGAAAGGGGTTTACCAGCTTTACGTTGATAAGATAAAGCCCGTAGGAATAGGTCTTTTATATGTAAAGCTAGAGCAATTGAAAGCTCGCCTGAGCCAAGAGGGGCTCTTTGACCAGAGCCGCAAAAGGCCGCTACCACGGTTCCCTTGGCGCATCGGGCTTGTTACTTCGCCTTTCGGAGCAGCTATAAGGGATATCCTCAGGATTATAGGCAGACGCTACCCCCTGGCCGAAATAATTCTCTCACCGGCCCAGGTCCAGGGAGAAGAAGCCCCCTCCAGCATCGTCAGAGCTCTTCAGCTCCTTAATACCTGGGGACAGGTGGACCTGATAATTCTGGCGCGCGGTGGTGGATCCTTTGAAGAACTTATGGCTTTCAACGATGAACAGGTGGTAAGAGCCGTGGCCTCTTCAAACATTCCGATCGTCTGTGGCGTTGGCCATGAAGTGGATTACACCCTGGCCGACCTGGCCGCTGACCTCCGGGCACCAACCCCCTCAGCAGCTGCAGAAATAGCCGTCCCCGACCGGGAAGAGCTCCGGCAACACATCCGAAATTTTGAGAGAAGGTTAGAACTTGCCCTTCATAATAAGCTTCAAGAAGCAAAGCAAAAGGTGGAAAGGGAAAAGAGAGCTCTTGCAGCTTACTCTCCCCTGACAAAAGTCACCCTTTGGCGCCAGCAAGTGGATGAACTTGAAGCACGCTTGAGCCAGAGTTCCCTTACCGCTTTAGCGATGAGGAAGGGCAAAGTTGAGGCCTTAAAGGAAAAGCTGGAGGCCCTCAATCCCCTTGGGGTTCTAAAGAGAGGCTATGCTCTGGTTTATTCCAGACAGGGGAGGATAATAAAAAGCGTAAAGCAGGTTAAACCAGGCGATAAGTTTAACGTCAGGCTGTGGGATGGAAGCTTTAGAGGGAAAGCCATCGCAGACAAAGAGCCCAAATCTCCCCCCGGGCCGAAAAAGCGAGGGGCTCTACCCCTATTCAAGCCCGAAGAGATAGAAACCTGA